In the genome of Harpia harpyja isolate bHarHar1 chromosome 8, bHarHar1 primary haplotype, whole genome shotgun sequence, the window GCCGCGTGAGCCCGGCCGTCGTCAGCCCTGCCCTCCCACACGGTCCCGTAAGCACCGCTCCTCGCCCATCCCCGGGTTCCTCCGGGAAGGGGCggcttccccctccacccccccactCCTCCGCCCGGCCGTGCTGCAGGGGCGGCGGGGCAGAGGGGCTCGGTTCTCCCTCCCCCTCATCCCCAGGCAGTGCCTGGTACCGCTGCCTAGCGGTTCGGCGGGAAGAAGGGAGCGGGGACTTCGTCCTTCGCGCCCCCGCCTGGCCTCGACGGGCCGGGCGGCGCCGGAGGGGGAAGCGGCACCTTCGCGGGGGGTTGCGGTGAGCCCCCGGGCGGCCGCCGGCTCTTGTGAAGCGCCGAGCGCGCATTGTTCTGGCGGCCGTGCTCcccgcggagcggcgcggcgcggcccgtccctctcccctccctcctcctcctcctcctccgcctcccgtccctctcccctccctccccaggtcCCTCCTTCCCTCGTCACCGGGCGGTGTATAAATCCCCTTCCCCGGCGTATCCCCCCACCGCGGGAGACCCTGGTACTTTGGCCCCCGGGGCGGGAACCCGCCGCCTCCGCATCGCCGGGACTTTGCGCTCCCTCCGCTTAACACTCAACCCTTCCACCCCGGCTCCTCACTCTTCTTTCCCGCGGGGCTCCCTCGCACCGGCCTCTTCCCTTCGCTACCCGGGATGTCGGAAAAACGCGTCGAGGAGGTACCGGCGGAGCTGAGCGCTAAGGTGAGGCACCCTCCGCCGCCGCCTATCCCCTCCTTTCGCCGCAGCCGCCCCGTTCCTGAcagggaccggggggggggggtgtgaggggCACCGATCGCCTCACGGCTGCGGCCGCGCGCGGACGGCGTCTGAGGTACCCGGCCGGCGGGgggagcgcgcgcgcgcgcgccgcccGGCCAatggggggggaggcggggagcggggcggggggcgctcgcgccccccgccccgccccccgcctccccccccatTGGCCGGGCGGCCCGCGCGCCGGGCTCGGCTCGACTCGGCTCGGTTCGGGTCGACTCGGCTCGGctcgcggggggggggcgaaAGGGCGGGAATCGCGCCGGCGGGTCTCCCGTCAGGGCGGGAGGACGGCAGAACCGTTTAAGGGGAAACGGTttaacggcggcggcggcggcggggggggggggggcccggggtgGGCGGAAAGTTGTGTGGACACAAAGCGCGGGTCCCGCGGAGGGGGGTGTGGAAGGGCCGGAAACGCCTCGATCTTACGGACAgggttcttttaaaaaaaaaaaaaagaaaagcaccattAAAACTCTTCCGTACTTCTGGTTTCCACATGCGCGTGGTCTAAAAGTAGCTCTGACGCGTTTTcgttgcttttttcctttgtcaggGCGGGCAGATTTAACGCCTAATACGTTTTCTCTCCTCACCGTTAACTCTGCCTTTCCTCTAAACCCTCTTTGTTTAAGCATCCCcgtcttttttattttcttgccgCTGACCACCGGaatgtttttttctcatctcGTGTgtaggaaatgaaagaaaagaaggaaaaacttgaGGAGAAAACAGtccacaaagaaaagaagaaggaggTAGTAGAGGTGAGGCCCTTCTGAGGGATTTAGAGGCGTCAGGGAGCGTTTTATAAGAGGTGGTTAGCCTTGGCTCGCTTTGGGTAATGAATACGAAGGGAATACGGGAGATTAAGAAAGAGGGCAGGCCAAGGGAGCTCATAAAGGAGAGGGGCAAATGAAGAGCGAACTATAGGATAATTGCGGAGAATGAGCCTTGAAGGACTTGGCGTAGTCAGCATGGcccagcaagaagaaaaaagctcaaAGAAGGGAATGGAGACAAGATCAAGTAGGAGTTAGGAGAAGGTGGCACAGGAGACGTGGTCCTGCGCCCACTGAAGTATCCTGAGGTCCGTCGGGGTATAAGTTGAAGAAGGTGGGGGGGAGGAGCAGTGACAAACTGCACAGACAGATGAAGGTCAGAAGGGATCTGGAAGCAGATGTACTACGAGCATAGGCTAAGTCATTAGCCTGTAACCAGAGAGATGTTCTGATTGTTGGGATGGGATGGCAGCAGCTTGTCGGGATGTAAGCTTGTGGAAGTCAAGGGGGTTCATATTGGTGGGGAGGGACTGGAAGGATTGGGTTTGTAAAGAAGGCCGGTTGGGAGGagggtttcagctgggatggtgGGAAGAACGGTGTCTGAGTAACAGTGCACTTGATGCACATCCGAGACTGGAGCCTGAAGTGGCTGGAGCTGTGGAGATTGGTCTTGCACTTGCAGCAAAGAGCATATGGAAATGTCATCCTGATGCCTATTTCTGCTCTGcccaatttctttctttcaggatGAGGAAAATGGAGctgaagaggatgaggaagagaatcCTGATGATGTAGATGAAGAAGAAGGTGGTGATGAGGATGAAGGTAGGAATAATTGGTAtaggcagggtggggggaatcaGGCTGTGGGGAACAGAAGATCATGGAGGGAGATTCCTTCTCTGAGCCCTCTGACTG includes:
- the PTMS gene encoding parathymosin, which translates into the protein MSEKRVEEVPAELSAKEMKEKKEKLEEKTVHKEKKKEVVEDEENGAEEDEEENPDDVDEEEGGDEDEEGDENGQEQDGHAEKRSAEEEEDEVDPKRQKTENGSSA